Proteins encoded by one window of Roseibium sp. Sym1:
- the clpS gene encoding ATP-dependent Clp protease adapter ClpS: MSAGSDYDNDGGDAGTVVVTRTKTVTKRPNLYRVLLLNDDYTPMEFVIHVVENFFQKNREEATRIMLHVHHHGVGECGIFSYEVAETKVTQVMDFARKHQHPLQCVMEKK; the protein is encoded by the coding sequence ATGTCGGCGGGCTCTGATTATGACAATGACGGTGGTGACGCCGGAACGGTTGTTGTCACCCGGACAAAAACGGTTACCAAGCGGCCCAACCTCTACCGCGTGCTGCTCTTGAATGACGACTACACGCCGATGGAGTTCGTCATTCATGTTGTGGAGAACTTCTTCCAGAAGAACCGGGAAGAGGCCACCCGCATTATGCTGCATGTACACCATCACGGCGTCGGGGAGTGCGGGATCTTCTCCTACGAGGTCGCGGAAACAAAAGTTACCCAGGTGATGGATTTTGCGCGCAAGCACCAGCATCCGTTGCAATGCGTCATGGAAAAAAAGTGA
- a CDS encoding DUF599 domain-containing protein: MKIEGPAMHALSQMDIAAAGWFLIAWFGFNFLVDFSPLRKKTLSSAMDGYRRGWMTSMCLREVRIMDTSIMSGLQQGTAFFASTSLLAIGGGFALLDSTERILQVAGDLSIPVADSRALWEVKVLGLMLIFAYGFFKFGWAYRLFNYASIVMGAVPDKGRATDDDIRKMAAQAGELNVLAGRHFNRGQRALFFSIGFLGWFAGPYVFAATTLAVLLVLIRRQFTSRARAAVLSGQYPSLDPADRSGEYTDTGSSNPFT, translated from the coding sequence ATGAAAATAGAAGGGCCCGCGATGCATGCGCTATCGCAAATGGACATAGCTGCTGCCGGCTGGTTTCTGATCGCCTGGTTCGGATTCAATTTCCTTGTCGACTTCAGTCCGTTGCGCAAGAAGACCCTGTCGAGTGCCATGGATGGTTACCGCCGGGGCTGGATGACATCGATGTGCCTGCGTGAAGTCCGCATCATGGACACGTCGATCATGTCGGGACTGCAGCAGGGCACGGCGTTTTTCGCGTCCACGTCGCTTTTGGCGATCGGGGGTGGCTTCGCGCTCCTGGATTCGACCGAGCGCATTCTCCAGGTTGCCGGTGACCTGTCCATTCCGGTCGCCGACAGCCGTGCGCTGTGGGAGGTCAAGGTGCTCGGCCTTATGCTGATCTTCGCCTACGGATTCTTCAAGTTCGGCTGGGCTTATCGCCTGTTCAACTATGCCAGCATCGTCATGGGCGCAGTGCCCGACAAGGGCCGGGCCACCGACGATGACATCCGCAAGATGGCCGCCCAGGCAGGCGAGCTCAACGTGCTCGCCGGCCGCCACTTCAATCGCGGCCAGCGTGCGCTGTTCTTCTCGATCGGCTTTCTCGGCTGGTTCGCGGGACCCTATGTCTTCGCCGCAACCACGCTGGCCGTTCTGCTGGTGCTGATCCGCCGTCAGTTCACGTCCAGGGCCCGTGCGGCGGTGCTGTCGGGGCAATACCCGAGCCTGGACCCGGCGGACAGGTCCGGGGAATACACCGACACCGGGTCATCGAACCCCTTCACCTGA
- a CDS encoding DUF1489 family protein, protein MTLHLVKLCVGADSVESLQAWIDFRMENARSSGIPAETVHTTRMVPTRRDELLDGGSLYWVIKGRIQVRQHLIDIRPFTDEAGIKRCDLVMEPRLILTQYQPKRPFQGWRYLKAADAPADLKTGGSLQAMPEDMRRDLTELCLL, encoded by the coding sequence ATGACGTTGCATCTCGTAAAACTGTGTGTCGGTGCCGACAGCGTCGAGTCGCTGCAGGCCTGGATCGATTTCCGCATGGAAAACGCGCGGAGCTCCGGGATTCCGGCCGAAACCGTTCATACGACGCGGATGGTGCCCACGCGCCGGGACGAACTTCTCGATGGCGGGTCGCTCTACTGGGTGATCAAGGGCAGGATCCAGGTGCGCCAGCACCTGATCGATATCCGGCCGTTCACCGATGAAGCGGGGATCAAGCGTTGCGACCTCGTCATGGAACCGCGCCTGATCCTGACCCAGTACCAGCCCAAACGACCCTTCCAGGGCTGGCGCTATCTCAAGGCTGCGGACGCGCCGGCGGATCTCAAGACCGGCGGCAGCCTGCAGGCCATGCCGGAAGACATGCGCCGCGACCTCACCGAGCTCTGCCTGCTTTAG
- a CDS encoding TetR/AcrR family transcriptional regulator, with the protein MTNAPSSRRRRDGTLRTDLVDAGVALLRARGPDGLSLRECAAMAGVSHAAPAYHFRNLAGLSTAIAARGFRLFCAAMTARLEASSPSPLARLNAICHGYLDFASAHPELFLFIFSGQSFNEDDDDLHAHSEAAYAILRETCAPLIPDGTPPEEIEILVWSLVHGYAHLSMTRKKDKPGVVGGWPSLDGLLVHLNRALAEAP; encoded by the coding sequence ATGACGAATGCTCCCTCATCCCGACGCCGGCGGGACGGAACGCTCAGGACAGATCTCGTCGATGCGGGGGTCGCGCTTTTGCGTGCCCGTGGTCCCGATGGCCTGTCCCTGCGGGAATGTGCCGCGATGGCCGGCGTGTCGCACGCCGCGCCCGCCTATCATTTCAGAAACCTTGCCGGTCTCTCGACAGCCATTGCGGCGCGGGGCTTCAGGCTGTTCTGCGCGGCGATGACGGCTCGGCTCGAGGCGTCCTCGCCATCCCCGCTGGCCCGGCTCAACGCGATCTGTCACGGCTACCTGGATTTCGCGAGCGCGCACCCGGAGCTGTTCCTGTTCATTTTCTCGGGACAGAGCTTCAACGAGGACGACGATGATCTCCACGCGCATTCTGAGGCCGCCTACGCTATCCTGCGCGAGACTTGTGCGCCTCTGATACCGGACGGAACACCGCCCGAAGAAATCGAGATCCTCGTCTGGTCGCTCGTCCACGGCTATGCCCACCTGTCCATGACCCGCAAAAAGGACAAGCCGGGCGTTGTCGGCGGCTGGCCGTCCCTCGACGGCCTGCTGGTTCACCTGAACAGGGCACTTGCAGAGGCACCCTGA
- a CDS encoding YdcF family protein — MLFYVAKIGGFLLQPSNFLLIMMFAGLLVSARRAWRGTGRALIWAAALGLAICGFSPAANWLILPLEDRYSRPENLAGVDGIIVLGGAVDTIVTGGRGDTALTTSAERITIAARLATQLPDALIVHTGGQGVIVSSQATEAEGAARLFADFGISTDRIVLEDASRNTWENAVLAKELVGPLAGQKWLLVTSAYHMPRAMGVFETAGWTGVIAYPVDYRTRGEEDSTLGFSGASKGLRRFDVAFREWVGLIAYRLLGRSTAFFPAP; from the coding sequence ATGCTTTTCTACGTCGCAAAGATCGGTGGCTTTCTTTTGCAGCCGTCCAATTTCCTCCTCATCATGATGTTTGCCGGATTGCTTGTGAGCGCGCGCCGCGCCTGGCGCGGAACCGGGCGGGCGCTGATCTGGGCGGCGGCCCTGGGCCTTGCGATCTGCGGTTTTTCGCCAGCAGCGAACTGGCTGATCCTGCCGCTGGAAGACCGGTATTCCCGGCCGGAAAATCTTGCGGGGGTGGACGGCATTATCGTGCTGGGTGGGGCGGTCGACACGATCGTGACCGGCGGGCGCGGCGACACGGCATTGACCACGTCCGCCGAGCGCATCACGATCGCGGCCCGGCTGGCAACGCAACTGCCCGATGCCCTGATCGTTCATACGGGAGGGCAGGGCGTCATCGTCTCCTCGCAGGCCACCGAAGCGGAGGGCGCAGCAAGGTTGTTCGCGGATTTCGGTATCTCGACCGACAGGATCGTTCTGGAAGATGCTTCCAGGAACACCTGGGAGAATGCCGTCCTGGCAAAGGAACTTGTCGGTCCGCTTGCGGGACAGAAATGGCTTCTGGTCACTTCGGCATATCACATGCCCCGGGCAATGGGCGTCTTTGAAACCGCGGGCTGGACCGGGGTTATAGCCTACCCGGTTGACTACCGGACCCGCGGGGAGGAGGACAGCACACTTGGTTTTTCCGGAGCCTCCAAGGGCCTGCGGCGGTTCGACGTTGCCTTTCGCGAATGGGTGGGCCTGATTGCCTACCGGCTGCTCGGCCGGAGCACCGCATTCTTTCCCGCTCCCTGA
- a CDS encoding NAD-dependent epimerase/dehydratase family protein: MDVFVTGGTGSIGAAVVRQLVRDGAAVIGLARSDAAAATLRAAGASAYPGDLRSPESWVGRAAACDAVIHTGATFTAEMGRVDRQSMLALKQAARHRQQPLKVVYTGGIWLFPGNGADRPITEKTPFSPLPAFRFMAETIRTLSHGTGLNLAVVHPALVCGRDHGPIADMTRALKAGKPFETRATADTMWPLVETGDLAALYLLALRQSRFRLSLIASSIPGISVGHLASHISARHGHPLDIVTLDHPAGTAPDTDWGAGYALSQTVDISHAQRVTSWQPDHSTVEDLIVSLSK; encoded by the coding sequence ATGGATGTGTTCGTTACAGGTGGCACCGGCAGCATTGGCGCTGCGGTGGTCCGGCAACTGGTTCGCGACGGTGCCGCCGTCATTGGGCTGGCGCGCTCGGACGCCGCCGCCGCGACCCTGCGCGCCGCCGGTGCCAGCGCCTATCCGGGCGACTTGCGCTCGCCGGAAAGCTGGGTCGGCCGGGCCGCCGCCTGTGACGCGGTGATCCACACGGGTGCGACGTTTACCGCCGAGATGGGACGGGTCGACCGGCAGTCGATGCTTGCGCTGAAGCAGGCGGCCAGGCATCGCCAGCAGCCGCTCAAGGTCGTCTATACCGGCGGCATCTGGCTGTTTCCCGGAAACGGCGCGGACCGGCCGATCACCGAGAAGACCCCTTTTTCTCCTCTGCCCGCATTCCGGTTCATGGCGGAGACGATCCGCACGCTCTCGCACGGCACCGGCCTCAACCTGGCGGTCGTGCATCCGGCGCTTGTCTGCGGCCGTGACCACGGACCGATCGCCGACATGACCAGGGCCTTGAAAGCCGGCAAGCCATTCGAAACCCGGGCAACGGCCGACACGATGTGGCCCTTGGTCGAAACCGGGGATCTGGCGGCTCTCTACCTGCTCGCGCTCAGACAGTCGCGCTTTCGCCTGTCACTGATCGCCAGCAGCATTCCCGGGATCTCCGTTGGCCACCTGGCCTCGCACATCTCGGCGCGTCACGGCCATCCTCTTGACATCGTGACGCTTGACCACCCCGCGGGCACCGCTCCCGACACCGACTGGGGCGCGGGCTACGCTCTGTCTCAAACCGTGGATATCAGCCACGCACAACGCGTCACAAGCTGGCAGCCAGACCACTCTACTGTTGAAGATCTCATCGTTTCCCTGTCAAAATAG
- a CDS encoding DnaJ domain-containing protein — MIYLLVGLVLLAALVLLGNRFVSANPAALAGTVRTIAGLFLIALAAVFALTGRVVLAVPLLGLGLGVLGYSGLTRLTGGYNPQKAAGQRSRVRTAMVEMELDHDTGVMSGTVLTGGFQGRGLDDLDDRELEAFWRETAQDGQSRQLVEAYLDRRLASWREHFQPDGAEGQGSAPGTGPMTDEEAYQILGLSPDAGDAEIRAAHRRLMMRVHPDQGGSGFLAAKINEAKDTLLRRH, encoded by the coding sequence ATGATCTACCTGCTTGTCGGCCTTGTTCTGCTCGCCGCGCTGGTTCTGCTGGGGAACCGGTTCGTCTCGGCCAATCCGGCAGCCCTTGCCGGAACGGTGCGCACGATTGCAGGGCTGTTCCTGATCGCGTTGGCGGCGGTCTTCGCGTTGACGGGCCGGGTCGTGCTGGCCGTGCCGCTTCTGGGGCTCGGCCTCGGGGTTCTGGGATATTCCGGGCTGACCAGGCTGACCGGCGGTTACAATCCGCAAAAGGCAGCCGGACAGAGATCCCGGGTACGCACGGCGATGGTGGAAATGGAACTTGACCATGACACGGGTGTCATGTCGGGGACGGTGCTCACTGGCGGTTTTCAGGGCCGCGGCCTGGATGACCTGGATGACCGGGAGCTTGAAGCCTTCTGGCGGGAGACCGCCCAGGACGGTCAGAGCCGGCAGCTAGTCGAAGCTTATCTCGACCGCCGGCTTGCCAGCTGGCGTGAACACTTCCAGCCGGATGGAGCAGAGGGGCAAGGAAGCGCGCCGGGCACGGGCCCCATGACAGATGAGGAGGCCTACCAGATCCTGGGGCTTTCGCCCGATGCCGGGGACGCGGAAATTAGAGCCGCGCACCGCAGGCTTATGATGCGGGTTCATCCCGACCAGGGAGGTTCCGGTTTCCTCGCGGCGAAAATCAACGAGGCTAAAGACACGCTTCTCAGAAGACATTGA
- a CDS encoding VWA domain-containing protein, whose amino-acid sequence MVAKTGKRDGDPLVRQRQEAGTPSAVSDVAAFLQKASETLEPEKRGRLIFALDATMSRQPTWDQACHIQSEMFQEAGKIADLQIKLVYFRGFGECRASRWFSSGAELAAVMNRISCQGGRTQIGKVLTAALKSAQEEKIAALVYVGDCMEEDVDALCDKAGQLGMLGVPVFLFQEGRDSVAEKAFREISRLTNGAYCRFEAGAAQQLADLLKAVAVYASGGRKALQQLERQGGRGARLLLSQLPGSG is encoded by the coding sequence GTGGTGGCGAAGACCGGCAAACGCGATGGTGACCCGCTCGTTCGGCAAAGGCAGGAGGCAGGCACGCCGTCCGCCGTTTCGGACGTAGCCGCGTTCCTGCAAAAGGCCAGCGAAACGCTGGAGCCCGAAAAGCGCGGCCGGCTGATCTTTGCCCTGGATGCAACCATGAGCCGGCAGCCGACCTGGGACCAGGCCTGTCATATCCAGTCGGAAATGTTCCAGGAAGCCGGAAAGATCGCTGATCTGCAGATCAAGCTCGTCTATTTCCGCGGCTTCGGGGAATGCCGGGCGTCCCGCTGGTTCTCCAGCGGCGCCGAACTCGCTGCCGTGATGAACCGGATTTCCTGCCAGGGGGGACGGACGCAGATCGGCAAGGTTCTGACGGCCGCGCTCAAATCAGCTCAGGAGGAAAAGATTGCCGCGCTGGTTTACGTCGGAGACTGCATGGAAGAGGACGTGGATGCCCTGTGTGACAAGGCCGGCCAGCTCGGCATGCTCGGCGTTCCGGTTTTCCTGTTCCAGGAGGGGCGCGATAGCGTCGCTGAAAAGGCCTTCCGGGAAATCTCGAGACTGACCAACGGCGCCTATTGCCGTTTCGAGGCGGGCGCGGCGCAACAGCTTGCCGACCTGCTCAAAGCGGTTGCCGTTTATGCAAGCGGCGGCCGCAAGGCACTGCAGCAGCTGGAAAGACAGGGCGGCCGCGGAGCCCGGTTGTTGCTGAGCCAGTTGCCCGGCTCCGGTTGA
- a CDS encoding serine hydrolase — protein MTLGVLVLAAPATATANSKYAGIVVDAKTGKTLYASSADSYRYPASLTKIMTLYVVFEELEAGRLSLDSNFTVSKYASGRPPSKLGLKPGSTIKVKDAILALVTKSANDVATVVAENIGGSEKKFAERMTRTARQMGMSKTTFRNPHGLPNNGQRTTARDMATLGIAIQERFPQYYGYFKTRAYKYKGRTYGNHNKLLGRVKGVDGIKTGYIRASGFNLVTSVNTGGRQIVAVVMGGRTGASRNAQMTKLIGRYLPKASRGHKSAPLIATRPVQPTFVAASLKNPPLPAAKPGSEPVKATGAPMVLALTATGTGASVPLPAPAPAAPAPVVPKGQVVTAAATASPGPVPGFGENVPLPPKAIKRRFDSTFAVATALPPIPPESPDTSLTTNSISRTKLLQAARAEQDGDKVQTTQPVPTRNVKVQTISVAAAPVETMPADAAETAETDSDSVTVATSDTSEAEPGWQVQIAATETEGQAIAMLKDAKVRTGTALRGRVPYTEPVESGGQTLYRARFVGFDTKTAAWNACKTLKKAKYACFAIYQ, from the coding sequence TTGACCCTCGGCGTGCTGGTGCTGGCTGCTCCGGCGACGGCCACTGCCAACTCCAAATATGCGGGCATCGTCGTCGACGCCAAGACAGGCAAGACGCTTTACGCCTCGTCCGCCGATTCCTACAGATACCCGGCTTCGCTCACCAAGATCATGACGCTCTACGTCGTCTTTGAAGAGCTGGAAGCCGGCCGGTTGTCGCTGGACTCGAATTTCACCGTTTCCAAATATGCGTCCGGTCGTCCGCCGTCCAAGTTGGGGCTGAAGCCCGGCAGCACCATAAAGGTCAAGGACGCGATCCTGGCATTGGTGACAAAGTCGGCAAACGACGTCGCTACAGTGGTTGCGGAAAACATCGGCGGCTCCGAAAAGAAATTCGCCGAACGCATGACCCGCACCGCGCGTCAGATGGGCATGTCCAAGACGACCTTTCGCAACCCGCACGGTCTGCCGAACAATGGTCAGCGGACCACCGCACGCGACATGGCAACGCTCGGCATCGCCATCCAGGAGCGGTTTCCGCAGTATTACGGCTACTTCAAGACCAGGGCCTACAAGTACAAGGGGCGGACCTACGGCAACCACAACAAGCTGCTGGGCCGCGTCAAGGGCGTTGACGGCATCAAGACCGGTTACATCCGTGCTTCCGGGTTCAACCTGGTAACCTCGGTCAACACCGGCGGCCGCCAGATTGTTGCCGTGGTGATGGGCGGCCGGACCGGCGCCTCCAGGAACGCACAGATGACCAAGCTCATCGGTCGCTACCTGCCCAAGGCCAGCCGCGGACACAAGAGCGCTCCCCTGATTGCGACACGTCCGGTTCAGCCGACCTTCGTCGCCGCTTCATTGAAGAACCCGCCCCTTCCGGCTGCGAAACCGGGAAGCGAGCCCGTGAAGGCCACCGGTGCCCCAATGGTTCTGGCCCTGACGGCAACCGGGACAGGTGCTTCCGTGCCCCTGCCCGCGCCCGCGCCGGCTGCCCCCGCGCCGGTTGTCCCCAAGGGACAAGTCGTGACCGCGGCGGCCACCGCTTCTCCCGGACCGGTCCCCGGATTCGGCGAAAACGTGCCCTTGCCGCCGAAAGCGATCAAGCGCCGCTTCGACAGCACGTTTGCCGTGGCAACCGCCTTGCCGCCTATACCGCCCGAGAGCCCCGACACGTCGCTGACCACCAATTCGATCTCCAGAACCAAGCTCCTGCAAGCAGCACGTGCCGAGCAGGACGGCGACAAGGTGCAGACGACCCAACCGGTCCCGACCCGCAACGTCAAGGTTCAAACCATCTCGGTCGCTGCGGCACCCGTGGAGACCATGCCGGCCGACGCCGCAGAGACCGCCGAGACAGACAGCGATTCCGTCACCGTCGCGACCAGTGACACCAGCGAGGCGGAACCGGGTTGGCAGGTTCAGATCGCGGCAACCGAAACCGAAGGCCAGGCGATCGCCATGCTGAAAGACGCAAAAGTCCGGACCGGAACCGCCTTGCGCGGCCGCGTCCCCTACACCGAACCGGTCGAGTCCGGCGGACAGACCCTCTACAGGGCGCGCTTCGTCGGCTTCGACACCAAGACCGCAGCGTGGAACGCCTGCAAAACACTTAAAAAGGCAAAATACGCCTGCTTCGCCATCTACCAGTAA
- a CDS encoding phasin family protein: protein MMNNFDEIQKLGKDNMDMAMESFGTVSKGFQAIAAEMADYQKKSFEEGTAAVEKLVASKSLDKAFEAQADYVKTAYEGFVGEMTKLGEMVSDMSKDAYKPYEGVLGKVAK, encoded by the coding sequence ATGATGAACAACTTTGATGAAATCCAGAAGCTGGGCAAAGACAACATGGACATGGCCATGGAGTCGTTCGGCACGGTCAGCAAGGGCTTTCAGGCGATCGCGGCCGAAATGGCCGACTACCAGAAGAAGTCTTTCGAAGAGGGCACCGCAGCTGTCGAGAAGCTCGTCGCCTCCAAGTCTCTGGACAAGGCTTTTGAAGCTCAGGCAGATTACGTCAAGACCGCCTACGAAGGTTTCGTCGGCGAAATGACCAAGCTGGGTGAAATGGTCTCCGACATGTCCAAGGACGCTTACAAGCCTTACGAAGGCGTTCTGGGCAAAGTGGCGAAATAA
- a CDS encoding adenylate/guanylate cyclase domain-containing protein codes for MVLEAPLVAADVVQWLYSDAPQLKGTLEIVSELGDRLRAGNVPVDRVTTGIWVVHPNVRAEGSIWLSSGEPELILYTADSKTSDDYLKSPIRRVHETQQPVRVAIERDPDAAAEFPFVEQLKNDGYSDYIALPMPFSDGSVKVASFATKAPGGFTNSHISVFDSLIRPLALVCELKTLRRTAETVLDTYVGPRAGSKVLDGTTRRGEGEWIKAVVSFADIRGFTRLSNTLPADKIVLFLNKYFGAMTAAVEAHGGEVLKFIGDEVMAIFPYESEDDAREAAHRALSAAHDTLTRIAEINAGNMCVQTPDLSVGIALHAGDVFYGNVGSETRLDFTVVGPVVNLAARIAELAKDLQRQVLVSDAIADLMGCRSGLFGRYQVKGFDDPVSVYSPDLSAGSRLGYCPDSTAARALDVN; via the coding sequence ATGGTCCTCGAAGCGCCGCTTGTTGCGGCTGATGTCGTACAATGGCTTTACAGTGATGCACCCCAGCTCAAGGGAACGCTGGAGATCGTCAGTGAGCTGGGCGATCGCCTGCGGGCGGGCAACGTTCCGGTCGACCGCGTGACCACGGGCATCTGGGTCGTGCATCCGAACGTGCGCGCGGAGGGGTCTATCTGGCTGAGTTCGGGCGAGCCCGAGCTGATCCTCTACACCGCGGATTCGAAAACATCGGACGATTATCTGAAAAGCCCGATCAGGCGGGTTCACGAAACGCAGCAGCCGGTGCGCGTCGCAATCGAGCGCGATCCCGATGCGGCCGCGGAGTTTCCGTTTGTCGAGCAACTGAAGAACGACGGATACTCGGACTATATCGCGTTGCCGATGCCTTTCTCGGACGGGTCCGTGAAGGTGGCCAGCTTCGCCACCAAGGCTCCCGGCGGGTTCACGAACTCCCATATCAGCGTTTTTGACTCCCTGATCAGGCCGCTTGCGCTGGTCTGTGAGCTGAAAACGCTGCGTCGCACTGCTGAGACCGTGCTGGACACCTATGTGGGGCCACGTGCGGGGTCGAAGGTTCTGGACGGGACGACACGCCGCGGCGAGGGCGAGTGGATCAAGGCCGTGGTGTCGTTTGCGGACATCAGGGGCTTCACGCGTCTTTCCAACACGCTGCCGGCGGACAAGATCGTGCTGTTTCTGAACAAGTATTTCGGCGCGATGACCGCCGCGGTCGAGGCGCATGGCGGGGAGGTGCTGAAATTCATCGGCGACGAAGTCATGGCGATCTTCCCTTACGAGTCCGAAGACGATGCCAGGGAAGCGGCCCACAGGGCCCTTTCGGCCGCGCATGACACGCTGACGCGCATTGCCGAGATCAATGCCGGCAACATGTGTGTCCAAACGCCCGACCTGAGTGTCGGCATCGCTCTGCATGCAGGAGACGTGTTCTACGGCAATGTCGGCAGCGAGACGCGACTGGACTTCACCGTGGTGGGGCCTGTGGTCAACCTGGCGGCGCGGATTGCGGAACTGGCCAAGGACCTGCAAAGGCAGGTGCTGGTCTCCGATGCGATCGCCGATCTCATGGGCTGCCGGTCCGGTCTTTTCGGCCGGTATCAGGTGAAGGGGTTCGATGACCCGGTGTCGGTGTATTCCCCGGACCTGTCCGCCGGGTCCAGGCTCGGGTATTGCCCCGACAGCACCGCCGCACGGGCCCTGGACGTGAACTGA
- a CDS encoding DUF2306 domain-containing protein has protein sequence MTRVVRTGGRLAFVIAAIFSVLIALVSYRFLPLGVESAMEFMAHHLAERSLALYAHIGVAPVALALMPFQFVSGLRSRRPALHRWLGRFYVSAVLVSGVAGIQLAFYTAAGSFAATGFALLAVIWLATTGAAFYFAMTRQFDRHRDWMLRSAALTFAAVTLRIYLAIAMVADIDFDVAYPLISWLAWVPNALVVEAWLRRKRAPSRRSSSTEPRTA, from the coding sequence ATGACGCGAGTTGTCAGGACAGGCGGCAGGCTGGCGTTTGTCATCGCCGCGATTTTTTCGGTTTTGATTGCGCTGGTCTCCTACCGGTTTCTGCCCCTGGGTGTTGAAAGCGCCATGGAGTTCATGGCGCATCACCTGGCTGAACGGTCCCTTGCCCTTTATGCGCATATCGGCGTTGCTCCGGTCGCGCTTGCCTTGATGCCCTTCCAGTTCGTGTCCGGCCTCAGGTCCCGACGCCCGGCGCTTCATCGCTGGCTTGGCCGTTTTTATGTCTCGGCCGTCCTTGTGTCGGGTGTCGCTGGCATTCAGCTTGCCTTTTATACCGCAGCCGGATCGTTCGCAGCGACGGGCTTTGCGCTTCTGGCGGTGATCTGGCTGGCGACGACGGGAGCAGCCTTCTATTTTGCAATGACGCGTCAGTTTGACAGGCACCGCGACTGGATGTTGCGTTCGGCCGCGCTGACATTTGCTGCCGTCACCTTGCGCATCTACCTCGCGATTGCCATGGTGGCAGACATCGATTTCGACGTTGCCTATCCGTTGATAAGCTGGCTTGCATGGGTTCCGAACGCGCTTGTGGTGGAAGCCTGGCTCCGGCGGAAGCGCGCACCGTCTCGCCGGTCCTCCTCAACGGAACCGCGGACCGCATGA
- a CDS encoding methanogen output domain 1-containing protein, which translates to MSAPVAKEHDFPELEKASIPLETSGFFNQIIRELSGALQDIVGLNEAEGFITLVANRIGEQINTDYKNALHVDQIPKQHISDVLIDLKRRIEGKFTVEHEDDKIIILRNTRCPFGDNVLDRPALCMMTTNVFGRIAADSNGYARVDIDKSIARRDHECRVIIHLVPDEEHDSRSKEFYKVR; encoded by the coding sequence ATGAGCGCGCCAGTGGCAAAGGAACATGATTTTCCGGAACTGGAAAAGGCATCGATTCCGCTTGAAACATCCGGATTCTTCAACCAGATCATCAGGGAATTGTCCGGCGCCCTCCAGGATATCGTCGGATTGAACGAGGCCGAAGGTTTCATCACCCTGGTTGCCAACAGGATCGGCGAGCAGATCAACACGGACTACAAGAACGCGCTCCATGTCGACCAGATCCCAAAGCAGCACATCTCGGATGTCCTGATCGATCTGAAACGCCGGATCGAAGGTAAATTCACCGTCGAACACGAGGATGACAAGATCATCATCTTGCGGAACACGCGCTGTCCCTTCGGCGACAATGTTCTCGATCGCCCCGCGCTTTGCATGATGACCACAAATGTGTTCGGCAGAATTGCCGCCGACAGCAACGGCTATGCCCGCGTGGACATCGACAAGTCGATTGCCCGGAGAGACCACGAATGCCGCGTGATAATCCATCTTGTTCCCGACGAGGAACATGACAGTCGCAGCAAAGAATTTTACAAGGTGCGCTGA